A genomic region of uncultured Paludibaculum sp. contains the following coding sequences:
- a CDS encoding P-II family nitrogen regulator, with protein sequence MKKIEAIIQPFKLEEVKEALKGIGVDGMTIIEVRGHGRQKGHKEVYRGQEYQVDLLPKVKIELVVGDSRVDEIVSTLSAAARSGKIGDGKIFILPVENAIRIRNDDHGEAAL encoded by the coding sequence ATGAAAAAGATCGAAGCCATCATTCAGCCGTTCAAGCTGGAAGAAGTCAAGGAGGCGCTGAAAGGAATCGGCGTCGACGGCATGACCATCATCGAAGTGCGCGGCCATGGCCGGCAGAAAGGACACAAAGAGGTTTACCGCGGACAGGAGTATCAGGTGGACCTCCTGCCCAAGGTGAAGATCGAACTTGTTGTGGGCGACTCGCGGGTGGATGAGATCGTATCGACGCTGAGCGCCGCCGCTCGCAGCGGCAAGATCGGTGACGGCAAGATCTTCATCCTGCCGGTGGAGAACGCGATCCGCATACGCAATGACGATCACGGCGAAGCAGCGCTCTAA
- a CDS encoding cation:proton antiporter: MPFPLAMLETSPEAIHLPLQMLIVFGTAKLLAEVSERLHMPGIVGGLLAGVLIGPSVLGWIQYDNLLHALAELGVMFLLFQVGLEVKATELMRAGKTAMVVAMLGVILPFLLGWAIMLGVGHPHLESIFMGAAMVATSVGITAQVLADKGLLKHRTAQIILAAAVIDDVLGLLVLAVVSSMGEGKGIDFLGLATTSMVSIGFVVAVAKFGTKTVNIVLPKMMEKSRVQEGEFAIAVCFLFIMALLATYSGVAAIVGAFLAGMALAEIASHRLHTLVHGAGELMIPFFLASIGLQMDLRIFSSPSTLGLAVVILLVAIVSKAVGCGLGSHSLGWKDATRIGLGMVPRGEVGMVVAQVGLSKGNISQEVYGIAVFMAVMTTIVAPPLLSYAYRDLVPVEPAGDEGETRVRLG, translated from the coding sequence ATGCCCTTTCCACTCGCGATGCTCGAGACGTCGCCGGAAGCGATTCACCTTCCCCTGCAGATGCTGATCGTTTTCGGCACGGCGAAGCTTCTGGCTGAGGTGTCCGAACGACTGCACATGCCGGGCATCGTCGGCGGCCTGCTGGCCGGCGTCCTGATCGGGCCCTCGGTCCTCGGCTGGATTCAGTACGACAACCTGCTGCACGCCCTGGCCGAATTGGGCGTCATGTTCCTCCTCTTTCAGGTCGGCCTGGAGGTGAAGGCGACCGAACTGATGCGAGCGGGCAAGACGGCCATGGTCGTGGCCATGCTGGGTGTCATCCTGCCATTCCTCCTTGGCTGGGCGATCATGCTGGGCGTCGGGCATCCGCACCTGGAATCGATCTTCATGGGCGCGGCGATGGTGGCGACCAGCGTCGGCATCACAGCCCAAGTGCTGGCGGACAAGGGGTTGCTGAAACACCGGACGGCGCAGATCATCCTGGCGGCGGCGGTGATCGACGATGTACTGGGCCTGCTGGTGCTGGCCGTTGTCTCATCGATGGGCGAGGGCAAGGGCATCGACTTCCTGGGCTTGGCCACAACGTCCATGGTGTCGATCGGCTTTGTGGTAGCGGTGGCGAAGTTCGGGACGAAAACCGTCAACATCGTGCTGCCTAAGATGATGGAGAAGTCCCGTGTCCAGGAGGGCGAGTTCGCCATCGCGGTCTGTTTCCTGTTCATCATGGCGCTGCTGGCGACCTACTCCGGGGTCGCGGCGATCGTTGGTGCCTTCCTGGCGGGCATGGCGCTGGCGGAGATAGCCTCGCACCGGCTACACACGCTGGTGCACGGCGCCGGCGAGCTGATGATTCCCTTCTTCCTGGCTTCCATCGGTCTCCAGATGGACCTGCGGATCTTCTCCAGTCCTTCGACGCTGGGCCTCGCAGTGGTGATCCTGCTGGTGGCCATCGTGTCCAAGGCGGTGGGCTGCGGCCTTGGATCCCATAGCCTGGGCTGGAAGGATGCGACCCGGATCGGACTGGGGATGGTGCCTCGAGGCGAAGTCGGAATGGTGGTGGCGCAGGTGGGCCTGAGCAAGGGCAACATCAGCCAGGAGGTCTACGGCATCGCCGTATTTATGGCTGTGATGACGACCATCGTAGCCCCTCCGCTACTGAGTTATGCGTACCGGGACCTGGTTCCAGTGGAGCCTGCCGGCGACGAAGGCGAGACACGCGTCCGCCTCGGATGA
- a CDS encoding SDR family oxidoreductase: protein MPDTQSRYPFPVAVEEFSGKRVLVTGGTKGAGEAMVRRFLQSGALVATAARSALPEGQTPTLFVQTDLGSSDGTRTLADRILGEWGGIDLLVNCVGGSDAPNGGYAALTDEHWQTALNMNLLAAVRCDRHFLPGMVERKAGVILHVSSIQHRLPLYDSTLAYAAAKGALSTYSKGLANEVGPKGVRVNMISPGFIETSGAHGMIVALARSRATDEHTARQAIMDMIGGIPIGRPAQPEEIAELAAFLASDRAASIHGADYVIDGGTMPTTL from the coding sequence ATGCCAGATACACAGAGCAGATATCCATTTCCTGTCGCCGTGGAGGAGTTCAGCGGCAAACGCGTGTTGGTAACAGGCGGCACCAAAGGCGCCGGTGAAGCCATGGTGCGCCGCTTCCTCCAATCGGGGGCTCTCGTCGCCACGGCAGCCCGGTCCGCCTTGCCCGAAGGCCAGACGCCTACCCTCTTCGTGCAGACCGATCTCGGAAGCTCCGATGGCACCCGGACGTTGGCCGACCGCATCCTCGGCGAATGGGGTGGAATCGACCTTCTGGTGAACTGTGTGGGTGGATCGGATGCGCCGAACGGAGGCTACGCCGCTTTGACGGATGAGCATTGGCAGACGGCGCTCAATATGAACCTGCTTGCAGCCGTGCGATGCGACAGGCACTTTCTGCCAGGCATGGTTGAGCGCAAGGCCGGCGTCATCCTCCATGTGTCCTCGATTCAGCACCGGTTGCCTCTATACGATTCCACGTTGGCATACGCGGCGGCTAAGGGCGCACTCAGCACCTACAGCAAAGGGCTGGCCAATGAAGTCGGCCCCAAGGGCGTGCGCGTCAACATGATCTCGCCCGGATTCATCGAAACCTCCGGTGCCCATGGCATGATCGTCGCGTTGGCCAGGAGCCGGGCGACCGACGAGCACACGGCCCGGCAGGCCATCATGGACATGATTGGCGGCATCCCGATCGGCAGGCCCGCACAACCCGAGGAAATAGCCGAACTGGCCGCGTTCCTGGCCTCGGATCGGGCGGCATCCATCCACGGCGCTGACTATGTGATCGATGGTGGGACGATGCCCACCACACTCTGA
- a CDS encoding SEC-C domain-containing protein, producing MASAAQITANRANAQHSTGPRSEQGKARSAQNNLRYGFRSQSVLLPGDDPAEYEQLLAELTGHFDPEDLTTQRIVREMADAEWRLRRVRAHQEVLLTAKIEELAATRPTLTPIHLQALAFESLHREATFTRFLTYEAKFERQYDRAFKTWMQTREKATRHQAREIRNQLEAVLGGPNWTDEPNARQEPAPATPPEPEIEAKPQSPRGQPAPTVRPQPTAIPRSAPCPCGSGEKYKRCCGRNAPAFLNLAAAAASVAV from the coding sequence ATGGCATCCGCCGCTCAGATCACCGCCAACCGCGCCAACGCGCAACACTCCACCGGCCCCCGCTCCGAACAGGGCAAAGCCCGCTCGGCCCAGAACAACCTCCGCTACGGATTCCGCTCGCAATCCGTCCTGCTGCCCGGCGACGACCCCGCCGAGTATGAGCAACTCCTCGCCGAACTCACAGGGCATTTCGACCCCGAAGACCTCACCACTCAGCGCATCGTCCGCGAGATGGCCGACGCCGAATGGCGCCTTCGTCGCGTCCGCGCGCACCAGGAAGTGCTGCTCACCGCCAAAATCGAGGAGCTCGCCGCCACCCGGCCCACACTCACCCCCATCCATCTCCAAGCCCTGGCCTTCGAATCGCTCCACCGCGAAGCCACATTCACCCGGTTTCTGACATACGAAGCCAAATTCGAACGCCAGTACGATCGTGCTTTCAAGACCTGGATGCAGACTCGGGAGAAAGCCACCCGCCACCAGGCGCGGGAGATCCGGAACCAGTTGGAGGCCGTGTTGGGCGGGCCGAATTGGACGGACGAACCCAATGCTCGTCAGGAACCCGCCCCCGCCACGCCACCGGAACCGGAAATCGAAGCCAAACCGCAGTCTCCTCGCGGCCAGCCGGCACCGACCGTTCGACCGCAACCCACGGCCATCCCCCGAAGCGCCCCCTGCCCTTGTGGATCGGGCGAAAAGTACAAGCGCTGCTGCGGCCGTAACGCCCCAGCTTTCCTGAACCTAGCCGCTGCGGCCGCGTCCGTCGCCGTCTGA
- a CDS encoding ethanolamine ammonia-lyase subunit EutB yields MNLRELLAKASPLRSGDQLAGLAAETAEQRVRAQMQLAEVPLQRFLNEPVIPYESDEVTRLIVDTHDAAAFAPIAHLTVGGFRDWLLSEAADGLTLAALSPGLTPEMVAAVSKIMRLQDLVSVAARRRVVTRFRTTIGLPGRLATRLQPNHPTDDPKGIAASVFDGLSYGNGDAVIGINPATDNVTVVHNLLRLLDDMRLAYAIPTQNCVLAHVTTQLQALQRGAPIDLVFQSIAGTEAANTSFGVNLALLDEAWQAARELRRGENVMYFETGQGSALSANAHHGVDQLTCEARAYAVARRYEPLLVNTVVGFIGPEYLYDGKQILRAGLEDHFCGKLLGLPMGCDICYTNHAEADQDDMDALLTMLGVAGVNYIMGVPGADDIMLHYQSTSFHDALYLRSVLGLKPAPEFEAWLESQPRLSPTPWLLT; encoded by the coding sequence ATGAACCTGAGGGAACTCCTGGCCAAGGCTTCGCCGCTCCGCTCCGGCGACCAACTGGCCGGCCTGGCCGCCGAAACCGCAGAACAGCGCGTCCGCGCCCAGATGCAGCTCGCCGAGGTCCCCCTCCAGCGGTTCCTGAACGAACCCGTTATCCCCTACGAGTCCGACGAGGTCACCCGCCTCATCGTCGACACACACGATGCCGCTGCCTTCGCCCCCATCGCCCATCTCACCGTGGGCGGCTTCCGCGACTGGCTCCTCTCCGAGGCCGCTGATGGACTGACCCTCGCCGCCCTCTCGCCCGGTCTCACGCCCGAGATGGTCGCGGCCGTTTCCAAAATCATGCGCCTGCAGGACCTCGTCAGCGTCGCCGCCCGCCGCCGCGTCGTCACCCGCTTCCGCACCACCATCGGCTTACCCGGCCGCCTCGCCACCCGCCTCCAGCCGAACCACCCCACGGACGATCCCAAAGGCATCGCCGCCAGCGTGTTCGACGGCCTCTCCTATGGCAACGGCGACGCCGTCATCGGCATCAACCCGGCCACGGACAATGTCACCGTCGTGCACAATCTCCTGCGCCTGCTCGACGACATGCGCCTGGCCTATGCCATCCCCACGCAGAACTGCGTTCTGGCCCATGTCACCACGCAACTGCAGGCTCTCCAGCGCGGAGCGCCCATCGACCTCGTCTTCCAGTCCATCGCCGGCACCGAGGCCGCCAACACGAGCTTCGGTGTGAACCTTGCTCTCCTCGATGAAGCCTGGCAGGCCGCCCGCGAGCTCCGGCGCGGCGAAAACGTCATGTACTTCGAAACGGGGCAGGGCAGCGCCCTCTCCGCCAATGCCCACCACGGCGTCGATCAGCTCACCTGCGAGGCCCGCGCCTACGCCGTCGCCCGCCGCTACGAGCCCCTGCTCGTCAACACCGTCGTCGGCTTCATCGGCCCCGAATACCTCTATGACGGCAAGCAGATCCTCCGCGCCGGACTCGAAGACCACTTCTGCGGCAAGCTCCTCGGCCTGCCCATGGGCTGCGACATCTGCTACACCAACCACGCCGAAGCCGACCAGGACGACATGGACGCCCTCCTCACCATGCTCGGCGTTGCCGGCGTCAACTACATCATGGGTGTGCCCGGCGCCGACGACATCATGCTCCACTACCAGAGCACCAGCTTCCACGACGCCCTCTACCTGCGCTCCGTCCTCGGACTGAAACCGGCGCCCGAGTTCGAAGCCTGGCTCGAATCGCAGCCCCGTCTCTCCCCCACACCATGGCTATTGACCTGA
- a CDS encoding ammonium transporter: MRKSLLGLSALALSTGLALAQAPATVDQKLEALDAAVKSAQTSGDNAWMLVSCALVLLMTGPGLALFYGGLVRSKNVLGTMMHSFILMALATVLWAVVGYSLAFSEGNAFIGGFKYLFLHGVGVDPNPDYAATIPQLTFMAFQLMFAIITPALISGAYAERIKFSAMLVYTTLWLLIVYFPMAHMVWGKGGLLNAFLGGKIPCFDFAGGTVVHITSGVSALVAALYLKPRDGYQVEPMRPHSLVLSFIGACLLWFGWFGFNAGSALGAGGLATSAFVATHFGAAAAAIGWLMAEWLRSGKPSVLGGISGCVAGLVAITPASGFVDPMSALIIGFCAGVFCYFMVVIVKNKFGYDDSLDAFGVHGAGGTLGALLTGVFATNAVNNALKDPSGKALPLGLVDGNPGQIVNQAIGVAIAVVLGAVGSYVCLKIADLMCGLRATADQEVEGLDLSMHGEEGYNLEA; encoded by the coding sequence TTGAGAAAGTCCCTTTTGGGCCTATCCGCCCTAGCCCTTTCCACCGGCCTCGCGCTGGCGCAAGCCCCCGCGACCGTCGATCAGAAACTGGAAGCTCTTGATGCGGCCGTAAAATCGGCTCAGACCTCGGGAGACAACGCCTGGATGCTGGTGAGCTGTGCCCTCGTCCTGCTCATGACCGGCCCCGGCCTCGCGCTGTTCTACGGCGGCCTGGTGAGAAGCAAGAACGTGCTCGGCACGATGATGCACAGCTTCATCCTGATGGCTTTGGCAACGGTTCTGTGGGCCGTGGTCGGCTATAGTTTGGCCTTCAGTGAAGGGAATGCCTTCATTGGTGGATTCAAATACCTTTTCCTGCATGGAGTCGGCGTCGATCCAAACCCGGACTACGCGGCTACCATCCCGCAGTTGACCTTCATGGCGTTCCAGTTGATGTTCGCCATCATCACGCCCGCGCTCATCTCCGGCGCCTATGCCGAACGGATCAAGTTCAGTGCAATGCTGGTTTACACCACCTTGTGGCTGTTGATCGTCTACTTCCCCATGGCGCACATGGTTTGGGGCAAGGGCGGCCTTCTGAATGCGTTCCTGGGTGGAAAGATTCCCTGTTTCGATTTCGCGGGCGGCACCGTGGTGCATATTACCTCGGGTGTGTCGGCGCTGGTCGCGGCACTCTACCTGAAACCGCGAGATGGCTACCAGGTGGAGCCGATGCGGCCGCACAGCCTGGTGCTGAGCTTCATTGGCGCCTGCCTGCTGTGGTTCGGTTGGTTCGGATTTAACGCCGGCTCGGCGTTGGGTGCGGGCGGACTGGCTACCTCGGCCTTTGTCGCCACCCACTTTGGGGCCGCTGCCGCGGCGATCGGTTGGCTGATGGCCGAATGGCTCCGTTCCGGCAAACCCTCGGTGCTGGGCGGTATCTCCGGTTGTGTGGCCGGCCTGGTGGCCATCACTCCGGCGTCGGGCTTTGTCGACCCGATGTCGGCCCTGATCATCGGCTTCTGCGCCGGCGTGTTCTGCTACTTCATGGTCGTGATTGTGAAGAACAAGTTCGGCTACGACGACTCGTTGGATGCCTTCGGTGTCCACGGCGCTGGTGGAACTCTGGGTGCGCTGCTGACGGGTGTATTCGCCACCAATGCGGTGAACAACGCACTGAAGGACCCGTCCGGAAAGGCCCTGCCTCTCGGATTGGTCGATGGTAACCCGGGTCAGATCGTGAATCAGGCGATCGGAGTAGCGATTGCTGTAGTGTTGGGAGCAGTAGGCAGCTATGTGTGTTTGAAGATCGCCGATTTGATGTGCGGACTGCGAGCCACCGCCGATCAGGAAGTCGAAGGTCTCGACCTGTCGATGCACGGCGAAGAAGGCTACAATCTGGAGGCCTAG
- a CDS encoding helix-turn-helix domain-containing protein — MTKRYTPVSAAADVEAALRLLEGRWKLVILFHLFGGKVLRFSDLERAIPGITQKMLGQQLKSMEADGILHRKAYPQVPPKVEYWLTDWGQSLCPALNAILKWADQRP; from the coding sequence GTGACTAAACGCTACACGCCAGTATCGGCAGCGGCCGATGTGGAAGCAGCCTTGCGACTGCTGGAAGGCAGATGGAAGCTGGTGATACTTTTCCATCTCTTCGGCGGCAAGGTCCTACGTTTCTCGGATCTCGAACGCGCCATTCCCGGCATCACTCAAAAGATGCTGGGACAACAGCTCAAGAGTATGGAGGCCGACGGCATACTCCATCGCAAGGCGTATCCTCAAGTTCCACCCAAGGTGGAGTACTGGCTTACCGACTGGGGGCAATCTCTCTGCCCGGCGCTGAACGCCATCCTGAAATGGGCCGACCAGCGTCCCTAA
- the eutC gene encoding ethanolamine ammonia-lyase subunit EutC, translating into MAIDLRAFTNARVALGRVGHSLPTAELLRFQLDHARARDAVHHDLEPRYLPPHVLLRSAAPDRATYLRRPDLGRRLSPESAALLTPGEFDAALIVADGLSSLAVERHAPLLLSALLPKLEGWRLPPLHVVLQGRVAVGDDIGQRLGAALVVLLIGERPGLTSPDSLGLYLTWAPRPGRTDAERNCISNVRPEGLSYDLAAHKLFFLMQEARTRRISGVDLKEDALLL; encoded by the coding sequence ATGGCTATTGACCTGAGGGCCTTCACCAACGCGCGCGTCGCCCTCGGCCGGGTCGGTCACAGCCTGCCCACCGCCGAACTTCTGCGTTTTCAGCTCGATCACGCCCGGGCGCGCGACGCCGTCCATCACGATCTCGAGCCCCGCTATCTGCCGCCTCACGTGCTGCTGCGTAGCGCCGCGCCGGATCGCGCTACCTACCTTCGCCGTCCGGATCTCGGCCGCCGCCTCAGTCCCGAGTCCGCCGCCCTTCTCACCCCCGGTGAGTTCGACGCAGCCCTCATCGTCGCCGATGGTCTGTCTTCCCTTGCCGTCGAGCGCCATGCTCCGCTGCTATTGTCTGCCCTGTTGCCCAAACTGGAAGGCTGGCGGCTGCCTCCGCTCCATGTCGTTCTCCAGGGCCGAGTGGCCGTTGGCGATGACATCGGCCAACGCCTGGGTGCTGCATTGGTCGTTCTTCTCATCGGAGAACGCCCCGGCCTCACCTCACCGGACAGTCTGGGGCTTTACCTCACCTGGGCTCCGCGTCCAGGACGCACCGACGCCGAACGGAACTGCATTTCGAATGTCCGGCCCGAAGGGCTGAGCTACGACCTGGCCGCCCACAAACTGTTCTTCCTCATGCAGGAGGCGCGCACACGCCGCATCTCCGGCGTTGACCTGAAGGAGGATGCCCTCCTGCTGTGA
- the eat gene encoding ethanolamine permease, whose amino-acid sequence MKTTYTAADAAYLEQRQLRRHARVLHLWALGVGAVISGDFFGWNFGLAAGGFGGMLIAVIIVTLMYSGLCFSIAEMSPALPHTGGAYSFARTAMGPWGGYITGLAENMEYILTPAVIVVGIGGYLGAIFGTPREFAPLWWLACYAVFVALNVWGVELSFRFSVVITLAALAVLLVFWIGAIPHFDLARWSGNWFPAGGAGVLSAMPFALWFYLAIEQLPLAAEESHDPKRDMPRGLLWGLATLVLCAFLTLFLSSGIAPGALAVGASSEPLFLGFQTIFGRGAGTRVLSLVACTGLIASFHTIIFAYGRQIYSLSRAGYFPRWLSVTHGQRRTPHRALVAGAALGFCAALAIHLTPQNSPVGAILLNMAVFGAVLAYILQMVSFLMLRSKFPLLERPYLSPLGRFGAILAMLIATVTLLALFFNSEYNKGVWGAAVWFFLGILYFWLHARHRLILAPEEEFAAQAGEEA is encoded by the coding sequence TTGAAAACCACCTACACGGCCGCCGATGCGGCCTATCTGGAACAACGTCAACTCCGCCGCCATGCGCGCGTCCTGCATCTCTGGGCCCTCGGAGTGGGCGCTGTGATCTCCGGGGATTTCTTCGGGTGGAACTTCGGTCTCGCCGCCGGCGGTTTTGGCGGCATGCTCATCGCGGTGATTATCGTCACCTTGATGTACTCCGGCCTCTGCTTCTCCATCGCCGAGATGTCTCCGGCCCTCCCTCACACCGGCGGAGCCTACTCCTTTGCCCGTACTGCCATGGGCCCCTGGGGCGGCTACATCACCGGACTCGCCGAGAACATGGAGTACATCCTGACTCCCGCCGTCATCGTCGTCGGCATCGGCGGATACCTCGGCGCCATCTTCGGAACCCCGCGCGAATTCGCGCCCCTCTGGTGGCTCGCCTGCTATGCCGTCTTCGTTGCTCTCAACGTCTGGGGCGTCGAACTCTCCTTCCGCTTTTCCGTCGTCATCACCCTCGCGGCACTGGCCGTCCTTCTCGTCTTCTGGATCGGAGCCATCCCCCATTTCGACCTCGCCCGCTGGTCCGGCAACTGGTTCCCGGCCGGCGGAGCCGGTGTCCTATCCGCCATGCCCTTCGCTCTCTGGTTCTACCTGGCCATCGAGCAACTCCCACTCGCGGCCGAAGAGAGCCACGACCCCAAACGCGACATGCCGCGCGGCCTGCTTTGGGGGCTCGCCACGCTCGTCCTTTGCGCCTTCCTCACTCTCTTCCTAAGCTCCGGCATCGCGCCCGGAGCCTTGGCCGTCGGCGCCTCCAGTGAACCTCTCTTCCTTGGCTTCCAGACGATCTTCGGCCGTGGAGCCGGCACCCGCGTCCTCTCCCTCGTCGCCTGCACCGGCCTCATCGCCAGCTTCCACACCATCATCTTTGCCTACGGACGCCAGATCTACTCGCTGTCCCGCGCCGGCTACTTCCCCCGCTGGCTCTCCGTCACCCACGGCCAGCGTCGCACCCCCCATCGCGCCCTCGTTGCCGGAGCCGCCCTTGGGTTCTGCGCCGCCCTCGCCATCCATCTCACGCCGCAGAACAGCCCGGTCGGCGCCATCCTCCTCAACATGGCCGTCTTCGGAGCCGTCCTCGCCTACATCCTCCAGATGGTCTCGTTCCTCATGCTCCGCTCCAAGTTCCCGCTACTCGAGCGCCCCTATCTCAGCCCGCTGGGCCGCTTCGGCGCCATCCTCGCCATGCTCATCGCCACCGTCACCCTGCTGGCCCTGTTCTTCAATTCGGAGTACAACAAAGGCGTGTGGGGCGCCGCCGTCTGGTTCTTCCTGGGTATTCTCTACTTCTGGCTGCACGCCCGCCATCGCCTGATCCTGGCCCCGGAGGAGGAGTTCGCGGCGCAAGCCGGAGAAGAAGCATGA
- a CDS encoding L-type lectin-domain containing protein, translating to MNSRSAAEFVVGPRPARYGSRSRDMLDVMDQYFSGRGLALLVSLAAVALQGQESPKLQLVGDAEVWQNRIRLTPAIPQMAGAAWFLDRQPVAAGFEMLFQFELTQQGGLGNGADGFAFVLQNNGPEALAGRGSAGGFALGDGRRDRSRPGIPRSIAVFFDTYRNEDGLDPSDNYIAVCTNGRLGKMRWPPNRLGTGTRLKVRLKDGRPHMARIRYKPPILLVYLDDGEPELRVPIDLSTVVDPQGRAFVGFTASTGAGWENHDILGWKFTSAEPQVSSDITVVSSDITFSPSSCLGGRNLCTPPEPTVEERGVGQYHIVLPAHLAWGASIPNPRNQQFNITNARGNACWDLDSAADGCGGPGGVPGPRNDALLSPDDPAGALLSKTEHGRIWFTLNGRKGRGFASNQGFYEFDVSLR from the coding sequence TTGAATAGCCGTAGTGCGGCGGAGTTCGTGGTAGGGCCGCGGCCTGCCCGCTACGGTTCCCGCTCGCGCGATATGCTCGACGTCATGGACCAGTACTTTTCGGGGCGCGGCCTCGCCCTTCTGGTTTCTCTCGCGGCTGTCGCGTTGCAAGGCCAGGAGAGCCCCAAACTCCAGCTTGTGGGCGATGCCGAGGTCTGGCAGAACCGCATCCGCCTCACGCCCGCCATTCCTCAGATGGCCGGAGCCGCCTGGTTCCTGGACCGCCAACCCGTCGCCGCCGGATTTGAAATGCTCTTTCAGTTCGAACTCACGCAGCAAGGCGGCTTGGGCAACGGCGCCGACGGTTTCGCCTTCGTCCTGCAGAACAACGGCCCCGAGGCCTTGGCGGGCCGGGGCTCCGCTGGCGGTTTCGCACTCGGGGACGGCCGCCGCGATCGTTCGCGCCCCGGCATCCCTCGCAGCATCGCTGTCTTCTTCGATACATATCGGAATGAAGACGGCCTCGATCCCTCGGACAATTACATCGCCGTCTGCACCAATGGACGCCTCGGCAAGATGCGCTGGCCCCCGAATCGCCTGGGCACCGGCACCCGGCTCAAGGTCCGCCTCAAGGACGGCCGGCCGCACATGGCCCGCATCCGCTACAAGCCCCCGATTCTGCTGGTCTACCTGGACGACGGCGAGCCCGAACTGCGTGTGCCCATTGATCTCTCAACCGTTGTCGACCCTCAGGGCCGAGCCTTCGTCGGCTTCACCGCCTCCACAGGAGCAGGCTGGGAGAATCACGACATTCTCGGATGGAAATTCACGTCCGCGGAGCCACAGGTCTCCTCCGATATCACGGTGGTGAGCTCCGACATCACGTTCAGTCCCAGTTCCTGCCTCGGCGGCCGGAATCTCTGTACTCCGCCAGAACCCACGGTAGAAGAGCGCGGTGTTGGCCAGTACCACATCGTCCTGCCGGCTCACCTGGCGTGGGGCGCGAGCATCCCCAATCCGCGGAATCAACAATTCAACATCACGAATGCCCGAGGCAATGCCTGCTGGGACCTGGACAGCGCCGCCGACGGCTGTGGAGGCCCAGGCGGCGTCCCGGGTCCGCGAAATGACGCGCTGCTATCGCCCGACGACCCTGCCGGAGCGCTCCTCTCTAAAACCGAACATGGCCGGATCTGGTTCACGTTGAACGGCCGCAAGGGGCGCGGGTTCGCTTCAAATCAGGGCTTCTACGAGTTCGACGTCAGCTTGCGGTAG